In Apus apus isolate bApuApu2 chromosome 5, bApuApu2.pri.cur, whole genome shotgun sequence, the following are encoded in one genomic region:
- the LOC127385293 gene encoding glucagon family neuropeptides-like has protein sequence MVSLMTRLWQLIIPVIVLSHFSASLPTQERTERHADGLFHSELSKMNGNAYVRQLVKNLVGLKERSQRHSDGLFTSEYSKMRGNAQVQKFIQNLMGRKRSSPGPVNTDVQGREEENSQEEICFMWLYQSFLNSSHSDSDARDAAAITSQYICPISKQLVAHMEDDTDSFN, from the exons ATGGTTTCTCTGATGACTCGTCTGTGGCAACTAATTATTCCTGTGATTGTCCTATCACACTTCTCAGCATCTCTTCCAACCCAGGAGAG GACAGAGAGACACGCTGATGGGCTCTTCCACAGTGAGCTCAGCAAGATGAATGGCAATGCTTACGTGAGGCAGCTCGTCAAAAACCTGGTGGGCCTCAAGGAGAG GTCCCAGAGGCACTCGGATGGACTCTTTACCAGTGAATACAGCAAGATGAGAGGAAATGCTCAAGTTCAGAAGTTCATTCAAAATCTCATGGGCCGCAAGCGCAG CTCTCCAGGCCCAGTCAACACAGATGTgcaggggagagaggaagaaaacagccaGGAGGAAATATGCTTTATGTGGTTGTATCAGAGTTTTCTCAACAGCAG CCACTCAGACAGTGAtgccagggatgctgctgcaATCACCAGCCAGTACATCTGCCCCATCTCCAAGCAGCTGGTTGCACACATGGAGGACGACACAGACAGCTTCAACTGA